A genomic window from Rhodococcus sp. KBS0724 includes:
- a CDS encoding MlaD family protein yields the protein MLSAGACAGLMLSTAACGVGLESLPLPAPGVSGDYYTLHAVFDNALNLPAQAKVKLQGADIGEVEAMRVQNYEAIVTMRIQDGISLPVGASAELRSATPLGDVFVAVEPPPEPASNGALLSDGDSIPIASTTSAATIEELLTTSSFLINGGVLRNLTKVVNGLGDAVGGRGEEMADLIGESTALIGTLSSRSDEIRETLASTNQLLATVSERQSSIDDAISAAGPALGTLDANTAQMLDLLAQVAQVSTQVGKFPSVSGTGAGGMVADINMIAGELNNAATDPNASLAAVNRLLPPLLKITNSTSAHVNADLEQLAIGAIADPNHPADPGSRLPDSTDWDALVGTITYTLLRLQGRVQGTGR from the coding sequence ATGCTTTCCGCCGGGGCCTGCGCCGGCCTGATGCTGTCCACGGCAGCGTGTGGCGTAGGGCTCGAGAGTCTGCCGTTGCCGGCACCCGGTGTTTCCGGTGACTATTACACGCTCCACGCAGTCTTCGACAATGCACTCAATCTGCCGGCGCAAGCGAAGGTGAAACTCCAAGGCGCAGACATCGGCGAGGTCGAAGCGATGAGAGTGCAGAACTACGAAGCGATAGTCACGATGCGGATCCAGGACGGAATCAGTCTGCCAGTTGGGGCCAGCGCGGAATTGCGATCGGCAACACCGCTGGGAGATGTGTTCGTCGCAGTGGAACCCCCGCCTGAACCTGCGTCGAATGGTGCTCTTCTGTCCGACGGTGACAGTATTCCGATTGCGTCGACCACGTCGGCGGCCACGATCGAAGAACTCCTCACCACGTCGTCCTTCTTGATCAACGGTGGCGTCCTGCGCAACCTGACGAAGGTTGTCAACGGACTCGGAGACGCCGTCGGCGGACGGGGTGAGGAGATGGCCGACCTGATCGGTGAATCGACCGCTCTGATCGGGACACTCTCGAGTCGGAGTGACGAGATCCGGGAGACGCTTGCGTCGACCAATCAGCTCCTCGCGACGGTGTCGGAGCGCCAATCGTCGATCGACGACGCGATTTCGGCAGCCGGTCCCGCGCTCGGAACTCTCGACGCCAACACGGCGCAGATGCTCGATCTGCTCGCGCAGGTGGCCCAGGTAAGTACCCAAGTGGGAAAGTTCCCGTCGGTCAGCGGTACCGGTGCAGGCGGAATGGTCGCCGACATCAACATGATCGCCGGGGAACTCAACAACGCGGCAACCGATCCCAACGCGAGTCTCGCAGCCGTCAACAGGTTGTTGCCACCACTCCTCAAGATCACCAACTCGACCTCTGCGCATGTCAATGCCGACCTGGAACAGCTGGCTATCGGGGCGATTGCCGATCCGAATCATCCGGCTGACCCTGGCAGTCGACTTCCGGATTCGACTGATTGGGATGCGCTGGTGGGAACGATTACCTACACGCTGCTGCGGTTGCAAGGCAGAGTGCAGGGGACCGGCCGATGA
- a CDS encoding MlaD family protein has translation MPILFEADGRGPSATTLLVHGVSALIVVALLITGLIAKMNGVFGKAFEVTAVLADVGDGLPARSDVKFRGVLVGVVNSVDTSSGGEKKYVGIALKPEYAAGIPATVTARVVPSNVFAVSSVQLVDNGSGPPLSPHAEIEQDESLSTVQLQTALTKLREIVSATARIGTDRTLGMLAVVAAATDRRGADIVTAGEQLRRIAGELGELTTPTGEPSTLDALSSAIRGLQEAAPDLLDAVHHSVVPMRTLAEKDAALTALLTAGSTTLSEVGSVLDNNTDKIVDITTQLSPVLSVVADGSREFAPIVTRMKVISDKWFTEFWPVGQQNATGKFLFQFTPHKMYTRDDCPRYGELAGPSCATAPETAAPPVVTDGIAQQFDFAPTSGGNVGPVGSAQEKELLGDLLGGESTSADEFILGPLARGNTVQVTPESDVPLELGQGTR, from the coding sequence ATGCCGATACTGTTCGAAGCCGACGGCCGAGGCCCCTCTGCGACAACACTTCTCGTGCACGGTGTCAGTGCACTGATCGTCGTGGCGCTGCTGATCACCGGATTGATCGCGAAGATGAACGGAGTTTTCGGCAAGGCTTTCGAGGTCACAGCGGTTCTCGCCGATGTCGGTGACGGGTTGCCTGCGCGTTCGGATGTGAAGTTTCGAGGAGTGCTGGTCGGAGTGGTGAACAGTGTGGATACGTCGAGCGGCGGCGAGAAGAAGTATGTCGGCATTGCGCTGAAACCGGAGTATGCAGCCGGGATTCCGGCGACCGTGACAGCGCGTGTGGTGCCCAGCAACGTCTTTGCCGTATCGTCCGTTCAGTTGGTGGACAACGGCAGTGGACCGCCGCTGTCCCCACACGCGGAAATCGAACAGGACGAGAGCCTTTCGACCGTTCAGTTGCAAACCGCGTTGACAAAACTCCGTGAAATTGTCTCGGCGACAGCACGTATCGGAACTGATCGCACGCTGGGAATGCTGGCCGTTGTTGCGGCGGCAACAGATCGTCGGGGTGCCGATATCGTCACTGCAGGTGAGCAACTCCGCCGAATTGCCGGCGAACTCGGTGAGCTGACCACACCGACCGGTGAACCTTCAACCCTGGATGCGTTGTCTTCTGCCATCCGCGGTCTCCAAGAAGCGGCACCAGACCTTCTTGATGCCGTACACCATTCCGTCGTGCCGATGCGAACCTTGGCAGAGAAGGATGCCGCATTGACAGCCTTGTTGACTGCCGGTTCGACCACACTGTCGGAGGTCGGTTCCGTACTCGACAACAACACGGACAAGATCGTCGACATCACCACGCAACTTTCGCCGGTACTGAGCGTAGTTGCCGACGGTAGTAGGGAATTCGCACCCATCGTCACGCGGATGAAAGTCATATCCGACAAGTGGTTCACTGAGTTCTGGCCGGTGGGGCAGCAGAACGCGACCGGAAAATTCCTGTTCCAGTTCACACCCCACAAGATGTACACCCGAGATGACTGTCCTCGCTACGGCGAGTTGGCCGGCCCGAGTTGCGCGACTGCGCCGGAGACTGCTGCGCCACCAGTAGTCACTGACGGCATCGCCCAGCAGTTCGACTTTGCCCCGACGTCCGGAGGGAATGTCGGTCCGGTCGGAAGTGCGCAGGAGAAGGAACTTCTGGGAGATCTTCTGGGAGGCGAATCGACTTCCGCCGACGAGTTCATTCTCGGGCCGTTGGCCCGGGGCAACACGGTGCAGGTGACACCCGAATCGGACGTGCCACTCGAACTTGGGCAGGGGACCCGATGA
- a CDS encoding MlaD family protein has translation MNKQIPDGVDEMGPAARLLDVPAAALVGAVRFSSAHRLTMSVVALAATLVVGVVYLTFGVFHLSPISSKITVRVHFSISGGLLPQQEVMLRGVPVGKVNSVELTDNGVVAVAEIDGGVEIPQGGEVRVAGLSMAGEQYLDFRPTTDSGPFLVDGSEVSSDETSTPVPLASMLGNLDGMLAQIDPAQLEMMVAELGVGPEGPKKLAAILDGGAFLVSTLDAVLPQTATLLRSSKVLLGTLGDVGPGLSSTTSNLSEFLRGVEAKDAGLREFFDNTPSTLKSIDALIADNSPTMVQLLGNLTTVAQMAYLNVPALQEFFAPTYRQGSTLEALATVFHDGGIWAFVNIYPRYSCDYNLPRLPAMVPDFPEPYLYTYCDNEDPSVLVRGARNAPRQPGDDTAGPPAGVVPDAQATPTPIGPQSIPLPYGGPDLEQSPPG, from the coding sequence ATGAACAAACAGATCCCTGACGGTGTGGACGAGATGGGCCCGGCGGCGCGGCTTCTGGACGTTCCCGCGGCAGCTCTTGTTGGGGCCGTCCGTTTCAGTAGTGCTCACCGGCTGACGATGTCGGTGGTGGCGCTCGCCGCAACACTGGTTGTCGGCGTCGTGTACCTGACCTTCGGTGTTTTTCACCTGAGCCCGATCAGCTCGAAGATCACTGTGCGCGTGCATTTTTCGATATCGGGTGGGCTGCTACCGCAGCAGGAGGTGATGCTCCGCGGAGTCCCGGTGGGCAAGGTGAATTCGGTCGAATTGACTGACAATGGCGTTGTTGCCGTTGCGGAGATCGACGGGGGTGTCGAGATTCCACAGGGCGGTGAAGTGCGGGTGGCGGGGCTTTCGATGGCAGGCGAGCAGTACCTGGACTTCAGGCCTACCACTGACAGTGGTCCGTTTCTTGTCGATGGATCGGAAGTCTCTTCCGACGAAACGTCTACTCCCGTGCCGCTGGCGTCGATGCTGGGAAACCTCGACGGCATGCTGGCCCAAATCGATCCTGCTCAACTCGAGATGATGGTTGCGGAACTCGGCGTCGGCCCGGAGGGACCGAAGAAGCTGGCGGCAATACTCGACGGCGGCGCCTTCCTTGTCTCGACCCTCGACGCAGTACTACCGCAGACGGCAACCCTTCTGCGTAGCAGCAAGGTTCTGCTCGGCACGCTCGGCGACGTCGGCCCGGGGTTGAGCAGTACTACGAGCAATCTGTCGGAATTTCTGCGCGGCGTCGAAGCGAAAGACGCGGGGCTTCGTGAGTTCTTCGACAATACGCCGTCGACGCTGAAGTCGATTGACGCGCTCATTGCAGACAACTCGCCCACAATGGTTCAGCTACTCGGCAATCTGACGACGGTAGCCCAAATGGCCTACTTGAATGTACCTGCGCTCCAAGAGTTCTTCGCCCCGACGTACCGTCAGGGATCGACACTCGAAGCGCTAGCCACGGTTTTCCACGACGGCGGAATCTGGGCATTTGTCAACATTTACCCACGATATTCGTGTGATTACAACTTGCCCCGACTGCCGGCGATGGTTCCGGATTTCCCGGAACCGTACCTGTACACGTACTGCGACAACGAAGATCCGTCCGTACTCGTCCGTGGCGCGAGGAACGCGCCACGACAACCCGGTGACGACACTGCCGGCCCGCCCGCCGGTGTTGTTCCGGACGCGCAAGCGACACCGACACCGATTGGACCTCAATCGATTCCACTTCCCTACGGAGGCCCTGACCTCGAACAGAGTCCGCCGGGGTAG
- a CDS encoding ABC transporter permease: MEIPDRSFGQKRSASSEITGWMHGYTRRHPVAALETVGGQCVLGLRAIQYLVIDIVTFRFPVAEFVRQTAFMASASAVPTLFVAIPIGVTLSIQFGLLAGQVGATSLAGAASGLAVIRQGAPMVAALLMASAAGSAICADLGSRKIRDEIDALEVMGISVIRRLVVPRLVAAITVGVALTGLVCFVGFFSGYLFNTFVQNGTPGSFVSTFASFATVGDFFLTMIKAVLYGAIVAIVACHKGLTTRGGPAGVANSVNATVVASILLLMVVNVVLTQLYVLMFPRTGF; the protein is encoded by the coding sequence ATGGAGATCCCAGATCGAAGTTTTGGCCAGAAGCGTTCTGCATCAAGCGAAATCACCGGTTGGATGCACGGGTATACGCGACGGCATCCCGTTGCCGCACTGGAAACGGTTGGTGGACAATGTGTTCTCGGGCTTCGTGCGATCCAGTACTTGGTGATCGACATCGTGACATTCCGTTTTCCGGTTGCGGAGTTCGTTCGTCAGACGGCCTTCATGGCTTCGGCATCCGCGGTTCCGACATTGTTTGTCGCGATACCGATCGGCGTCACACTGTCGATTCAATTCGGCCTGCTCGCCGGACAAGTCGGCGCGACGTCGCTGGCCGGGGCCGCCAGCGGCCTCGCAGTGATCAGGCAGGGCGCTCCCATGGTCGCTGCCTTGCTCATGGCATCGGCAGCGGGATCGGCGATATGCGCTGACCTCGGATCACGCAAGATCCGCGACGAGATCGATGCGTTGGAGGTCATGGGGATCTCCGTCATCCGCAGGCTTGTGGTGCCCAGGCTGGTGGCAGCGATCACGGTTGGTGTTGCGCTGACGGGGCTCGTCTGCTTTGTGGGATTCTTTTCCGGCTACCTGTTCAACACCTTTGTCCAGAACGGCACTCCCGGCAGTTTTGTCTCGACTTTTGCATCCTTTGCCACCGTCGGTGATTTCTTCCTGACGATGATCAAGGCAGTCCTCTACGGCGCGATAGTGGCAATCGTGGCTTGCCACAAGGGACTTACCACTCGCGGTGGACCTGCCGGCGTTGCCAACTCGGTCAATGCCACAGTGGTGGCATCAATTTTGCTCCTCATGGTCGTGAATGTGGTCCTGACACAGTTGTACGTGTTGATGTTTCCGCGGACGGGTTTCTAG
- a CDS encoding MCE family protein, translating to MTGEAASNYTRRRRKPLEDRSALGIGVLTVAGIAVVMVVALWVTSTGIGKVSYAAEFAQAAGVSAGDAVTIAGVPVGTVDGVRLAGDHVVVTMQIDEGVSLGTGTAASIKLTTLLGSRYVEIRPGGDGEIADHRIRLANTEVPYDLQQTLDNATTTFEQVDAEKIGQTLTTLSDQLAGTPALVPQVLANIENLSSVLADRRGQIGSLLTSTGEVTTVIRAQQNSLGELVRNGRDVLEDITARREVVDQLLVSTAALVDQLKNIVVNDSPAIDELITNLDGLLQSLSNNDDLLRNTLEILPVPLRNFANTSGTANEVDFTAPAGPFIDSWMCAVSGHANEMNLPPYLKDCK from the coding sequence ATGACCGGAGAAGCAGCATCGAATTACACTCGGAGACGGCGTAAGCCGCTCGAGGATCGCAGCGCGCTGGGGATCGGTGTCTTGACGGTGGCAGGCATCGCCGTCGTGATGGTCGTTGCCCTCTGGGTAACTTCCACGGGAATCGGGAAGGTCAGTTACGCCGCCGAATTTGCTCAGGCCGCCGGAGTCAGCGCGGGCGACGCGGTCACCATCGCGGGCGTTCCAGTGGGAACGGTAGACGGTGTTCGGTTGGCAGGTGATCACGTTGTCGTGACCATGCAGATCGACGAAGGCGTCTCGCTGGGGACAGGCACGGCAGCCTCCATCAAGTTGACGACATTGTTGGGATCGCGCTACGTCGAAATCCGTCCTGGCGGTGACGGTGAAATCGCCGATCATCGGATCAGGTTGGCCAACACCGAGGTTCCCTACGATCTGCAACAGACACTGGACAACGCGACCACCACGTTCGAACAGGTTGACGCCGAGAAGATCGGGCAGACGCTCACGACGTTGTCCGATCAACTTGCGGGCACTCCGGCGCTCGTGCCGCAGGTTCTCGCGAACATCGAGAATCTGTCTTCGGTATTGGCGGATCGGCGCGGACAGATCGGTTCTCTGCTGACCAGCACAGGTGAGGTGACAACTGTCATCCGCGCGCAGCAGAACAGCCTGGGTGAGTTGGTGCGAAACGGCCGTGACGTGTTGGAGGACATCACTGCCAGACGGGAAGTTGTCGACCAATTACTCGTATCCACCGCCGCACTCGTAGATCAACTGAAGAACATCGTTGTCAACGACAGTCCGGCAATCGACGAACTGATCACCAATCTGGACGGCTTACTCCAGAGCTTGAGCAACAATGACGATCTGCTGCGCAATACATTGGAGATCCTGCCAGTTCCGCTGCGGAACTTCGCGAATACCTCCGGGACCGCCAACGAAGTTGATTTCACTGCTCCCGCTGGGCCGTTTATCGACTCGTGGATGTGCGCCGTCAGCGGCCATGCAAACGAGATGAATTTGCCGCCCTACCTGAAGGACTGCAAATGA
- a CDS encoding ferredoxin: MRVVVDKNLCEANALCVENAPEVFALDTNEELEVATGPVPRDAEDRVRTSIAQCPRAALSEQE, from the coding sequence ATGCGCGTCGTCGTCGACAAGAATCTGTGTGAGGCAAACGCACTCTGCGTGGAAAACGCGCCGGAAGTATTTGCACTCGACACCAACGAGGAACTGGAAGTAGCGACTGGCCCGGTCCCGCGCGATGCCGAAGACCGGGTGCGAACGTCAATCGCCCAATGTCCCAGAGCCGCTCTCTCCGAACAAGAATGA
- a CDS encoding ABC transporter permease, producing the protein MASRYYPPGMRSAVKVVTAQATVVMRLGHMVTFLGRALAAVPWTLRHYRKEFLRILADVTWGNGSIVVGGGTAGVIIVLGAAAGAIVGIEGYNALHLLGLEPATGMIASTATTRELAPIMASLAFAAQAGCRFTAQLGAMRISEEIDAMEALAIRPIPYLVTTRLMASVVAVVPLYLLCLALNYLAVKVVIGLSGGVSSGTYEHYFRLVLSATDIGYSLVKAVVFVIITSTIQCYYGFFASGGPQGVGTAAGRAMRASISAMIVVNLLLTVAFWGIGSGARLGG; encoded by the coding sequence ATGGCATCGCGGTATTACCCACCGGGCATGAGGTCAGCCGTCAAAGTGGTTACGGCGCAAGCAACAGTTGTCATGCGGCTGGGCCACATGGTCACCTTTCTGGGCCGAGCACTGGCCGCAGTTCCCTGGACCTTGAGGCATTACCGGAAGGAATTTCTGCGGATCCTCGCCGACGTCACGTGGGGCAACGGCTCGATCGTGGTCGGCGGCGGAACTGCAGGTGTGATCATCGTTCTGGGCGCGGCGGCCGGAGCGATCGTGGGAATCGAAGGCTACAACGCGCTGCATCTGCTGGGGTTGGAGCCGGCGACCGGAATGATCGCGTCGACTGCAACAACGAGGGAGCTGGCCCCCATCATGGCCTCGTTGGCTTTTGCCGCGCAGGCGGGCTGCCGCTTCACAGCGCAACTGGGTGCGATGCGGATCTCGGAGGAGATCGACGCGATGGAAGCGCTGGCGATCCGTCCCATTCCGTATCTCGTGACAACAAGGCTGATGGCATCCGTAGTCGCAGTGGTGCCGCTGTATCTGCTCTGTCTCGCCTTGAACTACCTTGCCGTGAAGGTAGTGATCGGGTTGTCGGGGGGAGTGTCGAGCGGAACCTACGAGCACTACTTCCGGTTAGTTCTCAGTGCCACGGACATCGGTTACTCATTGGTGAAAGCTGTTGTCTTCGTGATTATTACCTCTACCATCCAGTGTTACTACGGCTTCTTTGCTTCCGGTGGCCCGCAAGGGGTCGGGACTGCGGCCGGCCGAGCGATGCGGGCGAGCATCTCGGCGATGATCGTCGTCAATCTGTTGCTCACAGTGGCATTCTGGGGCATCGGCTCCGGAGCAAGGCTGGGTGGGTAG
- a CDS encoding cytochrome P450, with protein sequence MTEIDQVDFFTDPSIVDDPYPYFESLRAQCPVVREPHHGVVAVTGYDAATAVYRDSEVFSSCVSATGPFPGLPFEPEGDDLGALIEQYRDHFPLHEHLVTMDMPQHAAHRSLLKRLLTPRRLAENEEFMWRLADSQIDEFIARGSCNLMSDYAQPFALLVIADLLGVPEEDHQVFRVTLGAQQAGSIDESEAFTSNPLEFLAERFTSYIEDRRREPRDDVLTAIATAKYPDGSTPEVVDLVHVACFLFAAGQDTTARLLTASFRFIAENPELQQLLRDEPERIPNFVEETLRMEGPVKSDFRLAKNPTTVGDMDVPAGTIVMILNSAVNRDPERFEDPDTFDIERQNAREHLAFGRGIHACPGGPLARVESRVSITRLMDRMKDIRISEAEHGPATARTYEYEPTYILRGLKALHLEYTPATESSSTESVMTETR encoded by the coding sequence ATGACAGAAATCGATCAGGTCGACTTCTTCACCGATCCGTCGATCGTGGACGATCCGTACCCGTATTTCGAATCCCTACGCGCGCAGTGTCCCGTTGTGCGAGAACCGCACCACGGTGTTGTTGCCGTCACGGGGTACGACGCGGCCACTGCGGTGTACCGCGACTCCGAAGTGTTCTCGTCGTGTGTTTCGGCAACGGGCCCGTTTCCCGGATTGCCGTTCGAACCCGAGGGCGACGACCTCGGCGCGCTCATCGAGCAGTACCGCGATCACTTTCCGTTGCACGAGCATCTGGTAACCATGGACATGCCACAGCACGCGGCACACCGATCGCTGTTGAAGCGGTTGCTGACGCCCAGGCGGTTGGCAGAGAACGAAGAGTTCATGTGGCGACTCGCCGACAGTCAGATCGACGAATTCATCGCTCGAGGCTCATGCAACCTCATGAGTGACTACGCGCAACCGTTTGCGCTGCTTGTCATTGCCGATCTGCTCGGTGTCCCGGAAGAGGATCATCAGGTGTTTCGCGTGACACTCGGCGCACAACAGGCGGGTTCGATCGACGAGTCCGAGGCCTTCACGAGTAATCCGCTCGAGTTCCTGGCAGAGCGATTCACGTCGTACATCGAGGACCGTCGACGGGAACCGCGTGACGATGTACTGACAGCCATCGCCACCGCCAAGTATCCGGACGGCTCGACTCCGGAAGTCGTCGACCTGGTACACGTCGCGTGCTTCTTGTTCGCTGCCGGTCAGGACACGACGGCGCGGCTGTTGACCGCGTCCTTCAGATTCATCGCCGAGAATCCCGAACTTCAGCAGCTGCTTCGCGACGAACCGGAACGTATCCCCAATTTCGTCGAGGAGACACTTCGGATGGAGGGTCCGGTCAAGAGTGACTTCAGGCTTGCGAAGAACCCGACAACTGTTGGCGACATGGATGTTCCGGCTGGAACCATCGTCATGATCTTGAACAGCGCTGTGAACCGTGATCCGGAAAGGTTCGAAGATCCTGACACGTTCGACATCGAACGGCAGAATGCGCGCGAACACCTAGCGTTCGGTCGGGGAATTCACGCCTGCCCCGGTGGTCCGCTGGCCCGCGTCGAATCGCGTGTCAGTATCACCCGACTTATGGATCGGATGAAGGACATTCGGATTTCCGAGGCCGAGCACGGACCGGCGACTGCGCGGACATACGAATACGAACCGACATACATTCTGCGGGGCCTCAAGGCGCTGCATCTTGAATACACCCCCGCGACGGAATCCTCGTCGACGGAATCCGTGATGACTGAAACCCGCTGA
- a CDS encoding MCE family protein, which translates to MRSLKSMSKVVLVVVVATAGCSGLRSAASMDETITVTAQFDSGAGLYEGNAVSVLGVPIGSVISIVPRGTFVEVTMSLDGGVKIPEAAQAVTVSTSVLTDRHVEITPPYQDGPVMTDGDIIATERTKTPVEFDRLIAMADKMAIELQGDGEGSGPVADLLGVGSAMVDGNGQAIRSSLSQLASALQLGSDGGVETQNAITTVVDNLSVLTSVAASNDQDIREFGSALAQVSDLLGEADLGSGDTGTKVNQILVEADKLLATNRGTLQSTVTNANTVVTALADYRRELSEFLTVTPLLMDNAYNAIDQENGGARVHAQLEKVFLDGQLVKEICNVLGLRQLGCSTGTLEDFGPDFGISGMLEGLAGLPR; encoded by the coding sequence ATGAGGTCCCTGAAATCGATGTCGAAGGTCGTGTTGGTGGTTGTCGTCGCTACGGCCGGTTGTTCCGGTCTTCGCAGCGCAGCCTCGATGGACGAGACCATCACCGTTACGGCGCAGTTCGACAGTGGCGCAGGCCTGTACGAAGGGAACGCCGTATCGGTGCTCGGCGTGCCCATCGGTTCGGTGATCAGCATCGTCCCCCGCGGCACGTTCGTGGAAGTGACGATGAGCCTCGACGGTGGAGTCAAGATCCCGGAAGCCGCACAGGCGGTGACTGTGTCGACGTCGGTGTTGACCGACCGCCATGTCGAAATCACTCCGCCCTACCAGGACGGGCCGGTGATGACGGACGGCGACATCATCGCGACGGAGCGAACGAAGACACCTGTCGAATTCGATCGACTGATTGCCATGGCAGACAAGATGGCGATCGAGTTGCAGGGCGATGGAGAGGGTTCCGGTCCGGTCGCCGACCTACTCGGCGTCGGAAGTGCGATGGTCGACGGAAATGGGCAAGCAATCAGGTCGTCACTGAGCCAGTTGGCGTCGGCACTGCAACTGGGTAGCGACGGCGGAGTTGAAACACAGAATGCCATCACGACTGTTGTCGACAATCTTTCGGTCTTGACTTCCGTCGCTGCGAGCAATGATCAGGATATTCGTGAATTCGGTTCAGCCCTGGCGCAAGTGAGTGACCTTCTCGGTGAGGCGGACCTGGGTTCGGGGGACACCGGCACCAAGGTCAACCAGATCCTTGTCGAGGCAGACAAGCTTCTCGCGACAAACCGGGGAACTCTGCAATCGACGGTGACCAATGCAAATACCGTGGTGACCGCATTGGCCGATTATCGGCGCGAACTTTCCGAGTTTCTTACTGTCACCCCGCTTCTGATGGACAACGCCTACAACGCAATCGATCAGGAGAACGGTGGTGCGAGGGTGCACGCTCAGCTGGAAAAGGTGTTTCTCGACGGACAGTTGGTCAAGGAGATCTGCAATGTCCTCGGCCTGCGCCAGCTTGGCTGCAGCACGGGAACACTCGAAGATTTTGGTCCGGACTTCGGGATCTCCGGAATGCTCGAGGGCCTGGCGGGGCTGCCGCGATGA
- a CDS encoding MCE family protein, translating to MSYRKPLIGIAVFLLISCGLTWTVFVTLQRGVAGDTTSFSAVFTDASGLRAGDDVRMAGVRVGRVDSVSLDGTLARVAFRIESDQALYGNTKAAITYQNIIGQRYLGLSLGEQGEPRVLTGGDEIPVENTEPSFDISVLLNGFEPLFSVLDPQQIDNVTTAIITALQGDSGSITTLVSETSTLAESFAGPDKILGDIIVNLDGIVRSLAMQSTNVDTMITQAQSIFEQLAARRGEMVDSLDSIALVADQVATLSSDVAPDLSEFLTREPGFAQHFLDNKDTFGYFGFNLPPMLKGLARASQDGSYINTYLCNLNLTLVPAISTVIPALVAQSTPGGQITQSKICR from the coding sequence ATGAGCTATCGCAAACCCTTGATCGGTATTGCCGTATTCCTACTGATCTCTTGTGGTCTCACGTGGACTGTGTTCGTAACGCTGCAGCGCGGCGTTGCGGGAGACACGACCTCGTTTAGCGCGGTCTTCACCGATGCGTCAGGATTGCGCGCCGGCGACGACGTGCGGATGGCTGGTGTTCGAGTGGGCCGGGTCGATTCGGTCAGCCTCGACGGAACACTCGCGCGAGTCGCATTTCGTATCGAATCGGATCAAGCGCTGTACGGCAACACCAAGGCCGCGATCACGTACCAGAACATCATCGGCCAGCGCTATCTCGGATTGTCTCTCGGTGAGCAGGGTGAACCTCGAGTCTTGACAGGTGGAGACGAGATTCCGGTGGAGAACACGGAACCTTCATTTGACATCTCGGTTCTTCTCAATGGTTTCGAACCGCTCTTCAGCGTGCTCGATCCCCAGCAGATCGACAATGTCACCACTGCGATTATCACGGCACTGCAGGGAGATTCCGGGTCGATCACCACGTTGGTGTCCGAGACGTCCACTCTCGCCGAGTCGTTTGCCGGACCGGACAAGATTCTGGGCGATATCATCGTCAATCTGGACGGCATCGTTCGTAGCCTCGCGATGCAGAGCACCAACGTCGACACGATGATTACGCAGGCTCAGTCCATATTCGAACAGTTGGCAGCCAGGCGTGGCGAAATGGTCGACTCGCTGGATTCGATTGCGCTCGTTGCCGATCAAGTGGCAACGCTGTCGAGTGACGTGGCACCGGATCTGAGCGAGTTCCTCACTCGGGAACCAGGTTTCGCTCAGCACTTTCTCGACAACAAGGACACCTTCGGGTATTTCGGCTTCAACCTACCGCCGATGTTGAAGGGACTTGCGCGGGCGAGCCAGGACGGAAGTTACATCAACACGTACCTGTGCAATCTCAATCTCACCCTCGTTCCGGCGATCAGCACCGTGATTCCCGCGCTTGTTGCGCAGTCGACGCCCGGTGGTCAGATAACCCAGTCGAAGATTTGCAGGTGA
- a CDS encoding TetR/AcrR family transcriptional regulator, protein MTSPRRIGAPDAKNRALLLDAAEHVMLEEGYAAVSSRRIAKQAGLKPPLVYYYFRTMDDLFLELFRRRATEGLERQAELLKSPQPLRALWEFSIAAEGTAFTMEFIALANHRKVIRAEIADYSERFRAAQLETMGNVLQEYGIDPKTCPPAAALVLITSLSRVLVMEESLGVFGGHAETFALVEKYLVQLEGERLPDTN, encoded by the coding sequence ATGACTTCGCCACGCAGAATCGGCGCGCCTGATGCTAAAAATCGAGCACTCCTCCTCGATGCCGCAGAGCACGTCATGCTGGAAGAGGGATATGCAGCGGTCAGTTCTCGCCGTATCGCAAAGCAAGCCGGATTGAAGCCGCCGCTTGTGTACTACTACTTCCGCACCATGGACGATCTGTTCCTCGAACTGTTTCGTCGGCGCGCAACAGAAGGCCTCGAGCGTCAAGCGGAACTACTGAAATCACCACAACCCTTGAGAGCGCTGTGGGAGTTCAGCATCGCAGCGGAGGGCACCGCCTTCACTATGGAATTCATCGCTCTCGCCAATCACCGGAAAGTCATCCGGGCGGAGATCGCCGACTACTCCGAGCGATTCCGTGCAGCTCAGCTTGAAACAATGGGAAATGTATTGCAGGAGTACGGCATCGATCCGAAAACCTGCCCGCCTGCCGCCGCGTTGGTGCTGATCACAAGCTTGTCACGCGTACTTGTGATGGAAGAGTCACTCGGCGTCTTCGGTGGGCACGCCGAGACCTTCGCCTTGGTCGAGAAATACTTGGTTCAACTCGAAGGCGAACGGCTTCCTGATACGAATTAG